From one Magnolia sinica isolate HGM2019 chromosome 18, MsV1, whole genome shotgun sequence genomic stretch:
- the LOC131233290 gene encoding RHOMBOID-like protein 2: MANEDLESRRAGKDGRNYPYAAANTPYYYETTERKSTSWAIPSFVTANIAVFIVTMYINNCPNNRQTNGECVARFLGRFSFQPLRQNPLFGPSSSSLEKLGALEWNKVVHEHQGWRLITAMWLHAGVIHLLANMFSLVFIGIRLEQQFGFVRIGTIYLISGFGGSVLSSLFIRNSISVGASGALFGLLGAMLSELLTNWTIYSNKAAALLTLVIIIVINLAVGILPHVDNFAHIGGFLSGFLLGFVFLVRPQFGWMDRHNLPPEVRVKSKYKAYQYILWLTAVVLLIVGYAVGLVMLFRGENGNDHCHWCHYLSCVPTSSWSCRN, from the exons atggcgaaCGAAGATCTGGAGAGCAGAAGAGCTGGGAAAGATGGACGAAACTACCCTTACGCAGCAGCAAATACTCCTTACTACTACGAGACCACAGAGAGGAAGTCGACATCTTGGGCAATTCCGTCTTTCGTCACTGCCAACATCGCGGTTTTCATCGTTACCATGTATATCAATAACTGCCCAAATAATCGGCAGACAAATGGAGAGTGCGTGGCCAGATTCCTTGGCAGGTTCTCCTTCCAGCCGCTCCGTCAGAATCCGCTCTTCGGACCGTCTTCGTCGTC ATTAGAGAAGTTAGGAGCCCTTGAGTGGAACAAAGTGGTCCATGAGCATCAAGGATGGAGGCTTATAACTGCTATGTGGTTGCATGCAGGTGTCATTCATCTGCTTGCGAATATGTTTAGCTTGGTTTTCATTGGAATTCGCCTGGAACAACAATTTGGTTTTG TGCGGATTGGCACAATTTACCTCATATCAGGTTTTGGTGGCAGTGTCCTCTCTTCCCTTTTCATTAGAAACAGTATTTCTGTTGGTGCATCTGGTGCCCTGTTTGGACTGCTAGGAGCAATGCTTTCAGAGCTTCTTACAAACTGGACTATCTATTCCAACAAG GCTGCAGCCCTGCTGACTCTCGTGATTATTATTGTCATCAACTTGGCTGTTGGAATACTACCTCATGTTGACAACTTCGCCCATATCGGAGGATTCCTTTCGGGTTTTCTCCTAGGCTTTGTTTTTTTGGTCCGGCCCCAGTTTGGTTGGATGGATCGCCACAACCTTCCGCCTGAAGTTCGGGTCAAGTCCAAGTACAAAGCTTACCAGTACATATTGTGGTTGACAGCAGTGGTTTTGCTGATAGTTGG ATATGCTGTTGGCCTGGTGATGCTATTCCGAGGTGAGAATGGGAATGACCATTGCCATTGGTGCCA